CCCCATATAATCGTCTTTGGATTGGCGGCCAGCGCGCGAAGTTCTTCAATTGCAACGTCGCCCACCGGCAAAGGGGTTATCGCCTCAATTCCGTCAAAACCGCACGCCGCCAGTTTCGGCAAAAGCCCGCGCACGGTGCCGTCAAGATGCACCACCGCGTATTTGCCGGCTTTGTGAAGCTGGCCAATTCGCTTCCGATAATATTCTTCCATGTAATCCTTGAAGTACGAGGCGCAATTGCCGCTGTCAAGATTATCGCCGAAATGCAATAGTTCAGCCGGTCCGGATACAACACAATCAAAACCGCCGTTATTTGCCTGGTCAATGGCCGCCAATGTGTCCGCAACGGCTTGCGGCTCGTCGGTAACAAGATAGATCGTGGTCATAACCCCGCACCAGTCCGCCAGCAATGCCGGCAGGGGGCTGCGCGGCACGGCTGAAATCGGCGTCCCCGCGCCGCCAAGCGTTTCCGACATTTGCTCATAGTTTTTTTTAACCGGCTCAAAACGCATGCGGCGCGCCACGTCCTGAACCACCTTCAAATCATCGGCGGTTTTCACGGCATATTCCGTGCGGGCCCAGCAATAGGCGGTCGGCACATACTCCCTTTTTTCCCGCAATACGCCTTTTGGCGTGCGCCATTCTTTTATCCGTATTCCGGATGATTCGTTCGTATGTTCTTCCACGCCGTCATAGCGCAAGGTATAGGTTGTGCCGTTCAAGCAATAATACGCGCATACGCCCAAATCCTTATGCAGGCGAATATATCCTGCTTCGCCCTGGTATTTTTCCGGCAATTTTCCCTGAATTTCCATGGCGTTATACCAATAGGAAATATCCGCCAGCCAGGCCGGTTTGTCAGGTTTGATTCCTCTGAACGGAGCCATTAATCTTTCGCGCGGGGGCATCGGCATTTGTTTTTTTCCTTTCAAAACATGACTCGTGGCAGCCAGACGGGCGATTTAGTTTTTGAGCGCAGCCGGATTTGAATTGTCCATTTCTCCAAAACCTATGATACCTATTTTCAATTCCGGATTTGTATTCATTGTTATTGCGGCGTTTCCAGTGTGTTGATTTAACGGAACCGTCTGATCGCTCCGTATTTTGTTTACCCCCTGAATTTTTTGATAAATCCATCCCGCATCAGGGCGGCGGTCATTGACCGGGAGCGCTTGATCATTTTAC
The nucleotide sequence above comes from Kiritimatiellia bacterium. Encoded proteins:
- a CDS encoding uroporphyrinogen decarboxylase family protein, producing MPMPPRERLMAPFRGIKPDKPAWLADISYWYNAMEIQGKLPEKYQGEAGYIRLHKDLGVCAYYCLNGTTYTLRYDGVEEHTNESSGIRIKEWRTPKGVLREKREYVPTAYCWARTEYAVKTADDLKVVQDVARRMRFEPVKKNYEQMSETLGGAGTPISAVPRSPLPALLADWCGVMTTIYLVTDEPQAVADTLAAIDQANNGGFDCVVSGPAELLHFGDNLDSGNCASYFKDYMEEYYRKRIGQLHKAGKYAVVHLDGTVRGLLPKLAACGFDGIEAITPLPVGDVAIEELRALAANPKTIIWGGIPGAMFAKSCSADGIRAHTKRLLDALWTDGRLVVGSADQVPPDGNLDYCRIIADTIEEYR